In Myxococcus stipitatus, the following are encoded in one genomic region:
- a CDS encoding peptidylprolyl isomerase → MSLSPRLLTLALLAPAACGKAPAETPSGQAVMDLRHTRQPGGRAVARWSGDEVTAQELARRFQEMSPALRERYVEPGARRDYVESLARFDLLVREALAQGLQDDPEVVEATRRALVGRLMRSRLEEAPVTITDAELEHAYAARREDFVRPELMRLSHVFLAAPRGDAPREATALGEAQALLSQARALPPNDFAGFGQLAREHSQEPRTAPLDGDLRYLSLEALSREYGPEVAHAARALTDEGALSDVVRTDRGLHVLKLRARQPALDLSLDDVREELRVRLEGEKRTRAWADYLARVEKQLSLAVDLDALAQVPVDVQAPMRKPTGPMPGTVPAP, encoded by the coding sequence ATGAGTCTGTCCCCGCGCCTCCTCACCCTCGCCCTGCTGGCCCCCGCCGCGTGTGGGAAGGCGCCGGCCGAGACACCTTCGGGCCAGGCGGTGATGGACCTGCGCCACACCCGGCAGCCGGGCGGACGCGCCGTCGCGCGCTGGAGCGGCGACGAGGTGACGGCGCAGGAGCTGGCCCGGCGCTTCCAGGAGATGAGCCCCGCGCTGCGCGAGCGCTACGTGGAGCCCGGCGCGCGGCGCGACTACGTGGAGTCGCTGGCCCGCTTCGACCTGCTGGTGCGCGAAGCCCTGGCGCAGGGACTCCAGGACGACCCGGAGGTGGTGGAGGCCACGCGGCGCGCGCTGGTGGGACGGTTGATGCGCTCGCGGCTGGAGGAGGCCCCCGTCACCATCACCGACGCGGAGCTGGAGCACGCCTACGCCGCGCGCCGAGAGGACTTCGTGCGCCCGGAGCTCATGCGGCTGTCCCATGTCTTCCTCGCCGCTCCTCGGGGCGACGCCCCCCGCGAGGCCACCGCGCTCGGCGAGGCCCAGGCCCTGCTCTCCCAGGCGCGCGCCTTGCCGCCGAATGACTTCGCGGGCTTCGGGCAGCTGGCGCGCGAACACAGCCAGGAGCCTCGCACCGCGCCGCTCGATGGAGACCTGCGCTACCTCTCGCTCGAGGCCCTGTCCCGCGAGTACGGCCCGGAGGTGGCCCACGCGGCGCGGGCGCTCACGGACGAGGGCGCGCTGAGCGACGTGGTGCGCACGGACCGGGGACTGCACGTGTTGAAGCTGCGCGCGCGCCAGCCCGCGCTCGACCTCTCGCTGGATGACGTGCGCGAGGAGCTGCGCGTGCGGCTGGAGGGCGAGAAGCGCACGCGCGCCTGGGCCGACTACCTGGCGCGCGTGGAGAAGCAGCTTTCGCTCGCCGTGGACCTGGACGCGCTGGCGCAGGTGCCCGTGGACGTCCAGGCGCCCATGCGGAAGCCCACGGGCCCCATGCCGGGCACGGTGCCCGCCCCATGA
- a CDS encoding alpha/beta fold hydrolase codes for MADLFSRTMNRGTEGLLTLTFRPDELYRVPTDDGAAIALGRYHPRGERRHAEPVILCHGLGANRFHLDFDEHYSLARYLARAGFETWVLELRGRGLAGEASDFTFDDQAEHDVRTALRTVVSTGAKEVLWVGHSKGGLTLYAHLAKNPQAPVRAAAILGSPFTFAVQPGLRTFIQRVEPLLRLKVIPTGRVTSIALLGAPPGPLSRYMMLADNMEPEVVRRALANVPANISGGVARQFARWITTNRFTSYDGGVDYREALADVRIPFLLLAGSKDLLAPPMSVARAKESLGGPVKFLVAGRGHGFGEDYGHADLVLGRRAPDEIFPLVEAFLSAHATRP; via the coding sequence ATGGCGGACCTCTTCTCGCGGACGATGAATCGCGGAACCGAGGGCTTGCTGACGCTGACGTTCCGTCCAGATGAACTTTATCGAGTGCCCACGGACGATGGCGCGGCCATCGCCTTGGGGCGTTACCACCCCCGGGGCGAGCGCCGGCACGCGGAGCCCGTCATCCTGTGCCACGGGCTGGGGGCCAACCGCTTCCACCTGGACTTCGACGAGCACTACAGCCTGGCGCGCTACCTGGCGCGCGCGGGCTTCGAGACGTGGGTGCTGGAGCTGCGCGGGCGGGGGTTGGCGGGGGAAGCGTCCGACTTCACGTTCGACGACCAGGCGGAGCACGACGTGCGCACGGCGCTGCGCACCGTGGTGTCCACCGGGGCCAAGGAAGTGCTCTGGGTGGGGCACTCCAAGGGCGGACTGACGCTGTACGCGCACCTGGCCAAGAACCCCCAGGCGCCCGTGCGGGCGGCGGCCATCCTGGGCAGCCCCTTCACGTTCGCGGTGCAGCCGGGCCTGCGCACCTTCATCCAGCGCGTGGAGCCGCTCTTGCGGCTCAAGGTCATCCCCACCGGCCGCGTCACCAGCATCGCCCTGTTGGGCGCGCCGCCGGGCCCGCTGAGCCGGTACATGATGCTGGCGGACAACATGGAGCCGGAGGTCGTGCGGCGCGCGCTGGCCAACGTGCCCGCGAACATCTCCGGTGGAGTGGCGCGCCAGTTCGCCCGGTGGATCACCACCAACCGCTTCACCTCGTACGACGGGGGCGTGGACTACCGCGAGGCCCTGGCGGACGTGCGCATCCCCTTCCTCCTGCTCGCGGGGAGCAAGGACCTGCTGGCCCCTCCCATGTCGGTGGCGCGGGCGAAGGAGTCCCTGGGGGGCCCGGTGAAGTTCCTCGTGGCCGGGCGAGGGCACGGCTTCGGCGAGGACTACGGGCACGCGGACCTGGTGCTGGGCCGCCGGGCGCCGGACGAAATCTTCCCCCTGGTGGAAGCGTTCCTCTCCGCGCATGCCACCCGGCCGTGA
- a CDS encoding AgmX/PglI C-terminal domain-containing protein produces the protein MDTAHVGAVQEMTFEDSSSLEDSATAAQDEAVDEESAAESELDEEFARELGFADEAANEDTEPTAARTVYVPPELGEKEHLTADDIQQVVVANQPAITECLREHAADSLLEKGGHFVVSWSVQPGGETTDVAMDTPALRSTPVARCIEGVVRGWKFPMHAVRMPAPIHFPFVF, from the coding sequence GTGGACACGGCGCACGTGGGCGCCGTGCAGGAGATGACCTTCGAGGACTCCTCCTCCCTCGAGGACTCCGCCACAGCTGCTCAGGACGAGGCCGTGGACGAAGAGAGCGCCGCCGAGTCGGAGTTGGACGAAGAGTTCGCGCGCGAGCTGGGCTTCGCCGATGAGGCCGCGAACGAGGACACCGAGCCCACCGCCGCGCGCACCGTGTACGTCCCTCCCGAGCTTGGCGAGAAGGAGCACCTCACGGCGGACGACATCCAGCAGGTGGTGGTGGCCAACCAGCCCGCCATCACCGAGTGCCTGCGGGAGCACGCCGCGGACTCCCTCTTGGAGAAGGGGGGCCACTTCGTGGTGAGCTGGTCCGTGCAACCCGGTGGCGAGACGACGGACGTGGCCATGGACACGCCAGCGCTGCGCTCCACGCCCGTCGCTCGTTGCATCGAGGGCGTGGTGCGCGGCTGGAAGTTCCCGATGCACGCGGTCCGCATGCCCGCGCCCATCCACTTCCCCTTCGTCTTCTAA
- the pdxA gene encoding 4-hydroxythreonine-4-phosphate dehydrogenase PdxA: MSLPLVGISLGDVSGIGPEVTAAALARPTVRRALIPVVFGDGPTLEHFPHFRRYARVESSALGRVEGPTVVEVTRLSAKERVPGRPSLEGGRAQYAYVARAIDAMRAGHVDALCTAPVSKEQISRAGIPFMGHTEVLAEAFGVEVMMMMDGPRVRIALATNHVPLSALSSLITVDGLTAQLKLLSRALTPVVGRKPRIAVLGLNPHAGEGGLLGREEVEVIGPAIRKARAAKVDAHGPLPADGLFAKPEEVGARFDAVLAMYHDQGLIPAKALDFERTVNVTLGLPVPRTSPDHGTAYAIAGKGQANCVPMVEALLKAAQLARPSARGARPGPRRPSPGR, from the coding sequence ATGAGCCTCCCCCTTGTCGGTATCTCCCTGGGCGACGTGTCGGGCATCGGGCCGGAGGTGACGGCCGCGGCCCTGGCGCGGCCCACCGTGCGCCGCGCGCTCATCCCCGTCGTCTTCGGAGATGGGCCCACGCTGGAGCACTTCCCCCACTTCCGCCGCTACGCCCGCGTGGAGTCCAGCGCGCTGGGCCGCGTGGAGGGGCCCACCGTGGTGGAGGTGACGCGGCTGTCCGCCAAGGAGCGCGTCCCGGGCCGCCCCTCGCTCGAGGGAGGCCGCGCGCAGTACGCCTACGTCGCTCGCGCCATCGACGCCATGCGCGCCGGGCACGTGGACGCGCTGTGCACCGCGCCCGTGTCCAAGGAGCAGATTTCGCGCGCGGGCATCCCCTTCATGGGCCACACGGAGGTGCTGGCGGAGGCCTTCGGCGTGGAGGTGATGATGATGATGGACGGGCCGCGCGTGCGCATCGCCCTGGCCACCAACCACGTCCCCCTCTCCGCGCTGTCCTCGCTCATCACCGTGGACGGGCTCACCGCGCAGCTCAAGCTGCTCTCACGCGCGCTCACGCCCGTCGTGGGACGCAAGCCTCGCATCGCCGTGCTCGGACTCAATCCCCATGCGGGTGAAGGGGGCCTGCTGGGCCGCGAGGAGGTGGAGGTCATCGGCCCCGCCATCCGCAAGGCGCGCGCGGCGAAGGTGGATGCCCATGGCCCGCTCCCCGCGGACGGCCTCTTCGCGAAGCCCGAGGAGGTGGGCGCGAGATTCGACGCGGTGCTGGCCATGTATCACGACCAGGGACTCATCCCGGCCAAGGCGCTGGACTTCGAGCGCACCGTCAACGTGACGCTGGGGCTGCCGGTGCCGCGCACCTCGCCGGACCACGGCACGGCCTACGCCATCGCGGGGAAGGGGCAGGCGAACTGCGTGCCCATGGTGGAGGCGCTGCTCAAGGCCGCTCAGCTCGCGCGGCCCTCCGCTCGAGGTGCTCGGCCAGGTCCTCGCCGTCCTTCTCCGGGTCGATGA
- a CDS encoding nuclear transport factor 2 family protein, with the protein MLAPHHVEDVQALLSLEQAIVRAIHQRDTESLKNLMAEDFVLRGGGAVETDRAAFLTAISTLEADILSLETQNVRAHVFGETGILTGTQLARVRLPGGSEVTDISEFADVCQRRDGRWWVVLAHSITIPEPAPSLPA; encoded by the coding sequence ATGCTCGCTCCCCATCACGTCGAGGATGTCCAGGCGCTGCTGTCCTTGGAACAAGCCATCGTCCGCGCCATCCACCAGCGCGATACAGAGTCGCTGAAGAACCTCATGGCGGAAGACTTTGTCCTTCGCGGCGGCGGCGCCGTGGAGACAGACAGGGCCGCGTTCCTCACCGCCATCTCCACGCTCGAGGCAGACATCCTCTCGCTGGAGACTCAGAACGTGCGAGCGCACGTTTTTGGTGAGACGGGAATCCTGACGGGCACTCAGCTCGCGCGGGTCCGCCTGCCCGGCGGCTCCGAAGTCACCGACATCAGCGAGTTCGCCGATGTCTGCCAGCGTCGCGATGGCCGCTGGTGGGTCGTGCTTGCCCACAGCATCACCATCCCCGAGCCGGCCCCCTCCCTTCCGGCTTGA
- a CDS encoding response regulator gives METSWTFGRCLLLVEDDPSNRMTLAALLEEAGFAVVTAGSYSEAEKWLNHPRPIDAVLLDQSLGDGFGTGLIPLVRHHMPGAKVVFVTGADSAIDMPVDAVFRKGDHFEALLAFLFKLLPQRPLGMSSASQGPRRP, from the coding sequence ATGGAGACGAGCTGGACCTTCGGGCGATGCCTGCTGCTGGTGGAAGATGACCCGTCCAACCGGATGACGCTCGCGGCGCTGCTGGAGGAAGCGGGCTTCGCGGTTGTCACGGCGGGTTCGTATTCAGAAGCGGAGAAGTGGCTCAACCACCCCAGACCCATTGACGCGGTGCTGCTGGACCAGAGCCTGGGTGATGGCTTCGGGACGGGGTTGATTCCGTTGGTGCGTCACCACATGCCGGGGGCGAAGGTCGTGTTCGTCACCGGAGCGGACAGCGCCATCGACATGCCGGTGGATGCCGTGTTCCGGAAGGGGGACCACTTCGAGGCGCTCCTGGCCTTCCTCTTCAAGCTGTTGCCCCAGCGGCCGCTGGGGATGTCGTCCGCATCGCAGGGCCCTCGCAGGCCCTGA
- a CDS encoding response regulator — protein sequence MEDVALGPARILLVDDEEGLRITLAANLELEGHTVLEAANGEEALRLLGEHPVDVVLSDMRMPGLHGVDLLRRIKQARPDMPVVLMTAFTAEELVEDALAEGAFTVLPKPFDVAHALDTILRAARAPQVLVVDDTEPVARAMVRALSTVGLRARAVYSGEEALTWLRSGDFDVCVLDLVMPEMSGPELVAKVKAADLSVAVIAMSGHVVPELLRKVAAQGAVVCMTKPVPLRELVQAIARVRGQPRVQGPAGPPGVRN from the coding sequence ATGGAGGACGTGGCTTTGGGCCCCGCTCGCATCCTTTTGGTCGACGACGAGGAGGGGCTGCGCATCACGCTCGCGGCGAACCTGGAGTTGGAGGGCCACACCGTCCTGGAGGCCGCCAACGGCGAGGAAGCGCTGCGCCTCCTGGGGGAGCACCCGGTGGATGTGGTGCTCAGCGACATGCGCATGCCGGGGTTGCACGGGGTGGACCTGCTGCGCCGGATCAAACAGGCGCGCCCGGACATGCCCGTGGTGTTGATGACCGCCTTCACGGCGGAGGAGCTGGTGGAGGACGCGCTCGCGGAAGGGGCGTTCACCGTCCTGCCCAAGCCCTTCGACGTGGCGCACGCGCTGGACACCATTCTTCGCGCGGCCCGTGCGCCGCAGGTGTTGGTGGTGGACGACACGGAGCCGGTGGCGCGGGCCATGGTGCGCGCGCTGAGCACGGTGGGCCTGCGTGCGCGCGCCGTGTACAGCGGCGAGGAGGCGTTGACGTGGCTGCGTTCCGGCGACTTCGACGTGTGTGTGCTGGACCTGGTGATGCCAGAAATGAGCGGTCCGGAACTGGTGGCCAAGGTCAAGGCGGCGGATTTGTCGGTGGCCGTTATTGCCATGTCCGGCCACGTGGTTCCGGAGCTGTTGCGGAAGGTGGCGGCGCAGGGCGCGGTGGTGTGTATGACGAAACCGGTGCCCCTGCGGGAGCTGGTGCAAGCCATTGCCCGGGTGCGCGGTCAGCCTCGGGTGCAGGGGCCCGCCGGGCCTCCGGGTGTGAGGAATTGA
- a CDS encoding MATE family efflux transporter: MSAPLGRDLTTGSIPRHMVAFSIPMLLGSFLQTAYSFINAIWVGKFLGTEALAAVTVSFPVVFVLFSIGMGLTMATSILVSQNYGAKRMDELRKVVDSSTVLIYSLGLVLTALGEWLAPDILRLMDTPPEIFAESVSYLRVFLLSMPLGFGLFLTRSLLQGVGDSKTPLYFQTGSVLFTIVLDPVLMFGWLGLPKLGLNGTAWATVVAQLLALITLLTYLRMKQAPVAPRMPRLDHLGPTTVKTLRIGVPAAVQQSLVSIGMVFVTGIVNGFGEVATAAFGAASRIDQIAFMPAMTFGMAVSTLAGQNLGAGRYDRVQEVFKWGCVFSGGITLLISAMAVTFPEALLSMFVSDPAVLAPGVEYLHIVGATYVLFALIFVSNGIINGAGRTMMTTVFSLVSLWVVRVPVAYWLSRRMGNVKGVWIAMALSFAVSLVVSMAYYFSGRWQRPLLKNAPNGPAAPNPGEMFGHETGEA, encoded by the coding sequence ATGAGTGCACCGCTCGGCCGAGACCTGACCACCGGCAGCATTCCGCGCCACATGGTGGCCTTCTCCATCCCCATGTTGTTGGGGAGCTTCCTGCAGACGGCGTACAGCTTCATCAACGCCATCTGGGTGGGGAAGTTCCTGGGCACCGAGGCCCTGGCGGCGGTGACGGTGAGCTTCCCCGTCGTCTTCGTCCTGTTCTCCATCGGCATGGGCCTGACGATGGCGACCAGCATCCTGGTGTCTCAGAACTACGGCGCCAAGCGGATGGACGAGCTGCGCAAGGTCGTCGACAGCTCGACGGTGCTCATCTACTCGCTGGGCCTGGTGCTCACCGCGCTGGGCGAGTGGCTGGCGCCGGACATCCTCCGGTTGATGGACACGCCGCCGGAGATTTTCGCGGAGTCCGTCAGCTACCTGCGCGTCTTCCTGCTGTCGATGCCCCTGGGCTTCGGTCTGTTCCTGACGCGCAGCCTGTTGCAGGGCGTGGGTGACTCGAAGACGCCGCTCTACTTCCAGACGGGCTCGGTCCTGTTCACCATCGTTCTGGACCCAGTGCTGATGTTCGGCTGGCTGGGGCTGCCCAAGCTGGGGCTGAACGGAACGGCCTGGGCCACGGTGGTCGCGCAGCTGCTGGCGCTCATCACGCTGCTGACGTACCTGCGCATGAAGCAGGCGCCCGTCGCGCCTCGGATGCCTCGGCTGGACCACCTGGGGCCCACCACGGTGAAGACGCTGCGCATCGGCGTGCCGGCCGCGGTGCAGCAGTCGCTCGTGTCCATCGGCATGGTGTTCGTGACGGGCATCGTCAACGGCTTCGGCGAGGTGGCCACCGCGGCGTTCGGCGCGGCCTCGCGCATCGACCAGATTGCGTTCATGCCGGCCATGACGTTCGGCATGGCGGTGTCCACGCTCGCGGGACAGAACCTGGGCGCGGGCCGGTATGACCGCGTGCAGGAGGTCTTCAAGTGGGGGTGCGTGTTCAGCGGCGGCATCACCCTGCTCATCTCCGCGATGGCGGTGACGTTCCCCGAGGCGCTGTTGAGCATGTTCGTCTCGGACCCGGCCGTCCTCGCGCCGGGCGTCGAGTACCTGCACATCGTGGGCGCCACCTACGTCCTCTTCGCGCTCATCTTCGTCAGCAACGGCATCATCAACGGCGCGGGCCGCACGATGATGACGACGGTGTTCTCGCTGGTGAGCCTCTGGGTGGTGCGAGTCCCGGTGGCGTACTGGCTGTCACGCCGCATGGGCAACGTGAAGGGCGTGTGGATTGCCATGGCCCTGAGCTTCGCGGTGTCGCTCGTGGTGAGCATGGCCTATTACTTCTCGGGCCGGTGGCAGAGGCCGCTGCTCAAGAACGCCCCCAACGGCCCCGCCGCGCCCAACCCCGGCGAGATGTTCGGCCACGAGACGGGCGAGGCCTGA
- a CDS encoding ATP-binding protein — protein sequence MGVRADLQARERAAVADVVASTLRHDLRNKLASVRNASFYLMRKMQKTDAWSSDARVEAFFQLIDRELAAAEEVLTRRAPVASSERPLCHAGEAAERALLEARVPEQVRVERDFRARGSVPLDVEDLALLMRCLVDNAVESMPRGGLLTVRTWDVEEGEGGVSLRVEDAGEGLAPEAYSRAFEPFYSTRPGHAGLGLNIVQRLVLRNGGRVALDGGPSGGTHVEIHFPNRPEAGGRKRTAVQEEIWGSK from the coding sequence ATGGGCGTGCGTGCAGATCTCCAAGCGCGGGAGCGGGCCGCGGTGGCGGATGTCGTGGCTTCCACGCTGCGGCATGACCTCCGCAACAAGCTCGCCAGTGTCCGCAATGCGTCGTTCTACCTGATGCGGAAGATGCAGAAGACCGACGCCTGGAGTTCCGATGCCCGGGTGGAGGCCTTCTTCCAGTTGATTGACCGGGAGTTGGCGGCGGCGGAGGAGGTGCTCACGCGCCGTGCGCCGGTGGCCAGCAGTGAGCGGCCGCTGTGCCATGCGGGCGAGGCGGCGGAGCGGGCGCTGCTGGAGGCGCGTGTGCCGGAGCAGGTGCGGGTGGAGCGCGACTTCCGGGCGCGTGGGTCGGTGCCGTTGGACGTGGAGGACCTGGCGCTCTTGATGCGCTGTCTGGTGGACAACGCGGTGGAGTCGATGCCGCGCGGGGGCCTGCTCACGGTGCGGACGTGGGACGTTGAAGAAGGGGAGGGCGGTGTGTCCCTCCGAGTGGAAGATGCGGGAGAGGGGCTGGCGCCAGAGGCCTATTCGCGCGCCTTCGAGCCCTTCTATTCAACACGGCCTGGCCATGCGGGGCTGGGATTGAACATCGTGCAGCGGTTGGTGCTGCGCAATGGGGGGAGGGTGGCATTGGACGGGGGCCCCAGTGGGGGCACTCACGTCGAGATCCACTTCCCCAACCGCCCGGAGGCGGGGGGGCGGAAGCGGACCGCGGTGCAGGAAGAGATATGGGGGAGCAAGTGA
- a CDS encoding peptidylprolyl isomerase — MMKRVAFVAVAALLSGAPSARAEMVDKVAAVVNRDIITLSEVQQRAAPELSRLNAADPSKRAEMRAQLMKTALDTLIGEKLMEAQIAELGISATEGQVDELVNDVRRQNNLTEPGQLEEALTAEGLTMPKYRDILRKRILRDQLLRAKVGPKVKVTEEDLKAAYNQYARAEGEDSEVHARHILVSVDPKATEEQVAAARKKAEGIAQEARREGMDFSALARARSEGPSAADGGDLGWFKRGVMVAAFEKVAFNLKEGEVSEPVRTNFGWHVLKVEERRSVAAAPYEEMRPKLESKLIEQKTEKFLEQYVQELRQKASVDVKM; from the coding sequence ATGATGAAGCGGGTGGCATTCGTCGCGGTGGCGGCGCTCCTGTCGGGCGCCCCGTCGGCGCGCGCGGAGATGGTGGACAAGGTGGCCGCGGTGGTGAACCGCGACATCATCACGCTGTCGGAGGTCCAGCAGCGGGCGGCGCCGGAGCTGTCGCGCCTCAATGCCGCGGACCCGAGCAAGCGCGCGGAGATGCGCGCCCAGCTCATGAAGACCGCGCTGGACACCCTCATCGGCGAGAAGCTGATGGAGGCCCAAATCGCGGAGCTGGGCATCAGCGCGACCGAGGGCCAGGTGGACGAGCTGGTCAACGATGTGCGCCGGCAGAACAACCTCACGGAGCCGGGGCAGCTCGAGGAGGCGCTCACCGCCGAGGGCCTCACCATGCCCAAGTACCGGGACATCCTGCGCAAGCGCATCCTCCGGGACCAGCTGCTGCGCGCCAAGGTGGGCCCCAAGGTGAAGGTCACCGAGGAGGACCTGAAGGCCGCCTACAACCAGTACGCCCGCGCGGAGGGCGAGGACTCGGAGGTCCACGCGCGCCACATCCTGGTGTCGGTGGACCCGAAGGCCACCGAGGAGCAGGTGGCGGCGGCCCGCAAGAAGGCGGAGGGCATCGCGCAGGAAGCACGCCGTGAGGGCATGGACTTCTCCGCCCTGGCGCGCGCCCGCAGCGAGGGCCCCAGCGCCGCGGACGGCGGAGACCTGGGCTGGTTCAAGCGCGGCGTCATGGTGGCCGCGTTCGAGAAGGTGGCCTTCAACCTCAAGGAGGGCGAGGTCAGCGAGCCGGTGCGCACCAACTTCGGCTGGCACGTGCTGAAGGTGGAGGAGCGCCGCTCCGTGGCCGCCGCGCCCTACGAGGAGATGCGCCCCAAGCTCGAGTCGAAGCTCATCGAGCAGAAGACCGAGAAGTTCCTCGAGCAGTACGTGCAGGAGCTGCGGCAGAAGGCCAGCGTCGACGTGAAGATGTAG
- a CDS encoding peptidylprolyl isomerase, whose protein sequence is MRLSPTRAPLLSLVLTLAVGSGCNTPPKSAPDPTVVATVNGEALSRADFEQELGRELASTEASQRTPEEIEPFKRTLLDTYIQRMLLLQAARKNNVTVTPEEVDRGVLRLSGDYPAGNFNEVLAQGQLSLAELRAREASRLTIEKLFSHHVYSRVAVTEEELRAYYAAHETELHETEQVHAAQIVVKGLDEARRVQAQLKSGKKFSDLARRYSLSADAKVGGDLGFFPRGQMPPAFDEVVFKLGVGQVSDVVSTEYGYHLFKVLERKPARKRDFAEARQWVESKLLEEKRAQAQDAFVKELKDKAQVQVNEATLQAIRGQPAVLPQAAK, encoded by the coding sequence ATGCGCCTTTCTCCCACCCGCGCTCCCTTGCTGTCCCTGGTGCTCACCCTCGCCGTGGGCTCAGGCTGCAACACGCCGCCCAAGTCGGCGCCGGACCCCACGGTGGTCGCCACCGTGAACGGCGAGGCGCTCTCGCGCGCGGACTTCGAGCAGGAGCTGGGCCGGGAGCTCGCCTCCACGGAGGCCTCGCAGCGCACGCCCGAGGAAATCGAGCCCTTCAAGCGCACGCTCCTGGACACGTACATCCAGCGGATGCTGCTGCTCCAGGCGGCGCGGAAGAACAACGTCACCGTCACCCCGGAAGAGGTGGACCGGGGCGTGCTCCGCCTGTCGGGCGACTACCCGGCCGGCAACTTCAACGAGGTGCTGGCCCAGGGGCAGCTCTCGCTCGCGGAGCTGCGGGCTCGGGAGGCCAGCCGGCTGACGATTGAAAAGCTCTTCTCCCACCACGTCTACTCGCGGGTCGCGGTGACGGAGGAGGAGCTGCGCGCGTACTACGCGGCGCACGAGACGGAGCTCCACGAGACGGAGCAGGTGCACGCCGCCCAAATCGTGGTGAAGGGGCTGGACGAGGCGCGGCGGGTCCAGGCGCAGCTCAAGTCGGGCAAGAAGTTCTCGGACCTGGCGCGCAGGTACTCGCTGAGCGCGGACGCCAAGGTGGGAGGCGACCTGGGGTTCTTCCCCCGAGGACAGATGCCGCCCGCCTTCGACGAGGTGGTATTCAAGCTCGGGGTCGGGCAGGTTTCGGACGTGGTGTCCACCGAGTACGGCTACCACCTGTTCAAGGTGCTGGAGCGCAAGCCCGCGCGCAAACGCGACTTCGCCGAGGCGCGGCAATGGGTGGAGTCCAAGCTCCTGGAGGAGAAGCGGGCGCAGGCGCAGGACGCGTTCGTGAAGGAGCTCAAGGACAAGGCGCAGGTTCAGGTGAATGAGGCCACGCTGCAGGCCATCCGCGGACAACCCGCGGTGCTCCCGCAGGCGGCGAAGTGA